The genomic stretch ATTATCGGTAATAGAACTTGCAAAAATGCCGATGGAGACATAAATCATCCCAAGCATTAACAAACCAATGTAGGAGCCCCAGGTGGCACCAATGTCAATATTCCCTTTAGTAGTGCCCAATTGATGTATAGTGAAGTAGTAAATGAGTGTAGGCAATAAGGCAAACAACACAATAACCGATGCAGCCAGAAACTTGGCACTTACAATTCGTATTTCGCTCATTGGTTTGGTAAGTAATAATTCCAGCGTGCCTGATTTTTTTTCTTCGGCAAAAGCACGCATCGTAATTGCTGGTATTAAAAACATAAAAACCCAGGGAACAATAATAAAAAGAGGGTCTAACGAAGCATACCCGTTTGCAAGCAAGTTGAGGTCGCTATCGGGAAATATCCACAGAAATAGGCTTATAGTAAGCAGGAACACGATAATGACTATATAGCCAATTACTGAGTTGAGAAAACTGTTAAGTTCTTTTCTAATTAGTGCTAACATAATATTTCAGAGCGTGCGAAATTATAAAATTACCATGTAGTTGAAAGCGCAACCTTGCGTGATATTCTAAAGTTAGAAAATATGCCAATGAAATTACAATTAGCTGACACCTTTGGCCATTAGGCCAAAGTGGGGTAGTAGTTTAATCTTAATGTAAGTGTTGCTAACAAATGCATGGCTACTAGGATTATTCAACAAGTCCCCGCCCGGTCTTTGTAATTTTGCTTTGTCGCTTAAGTTCAATAACAAGATTATCAATTATTCCATTTATAAAAGAATTGCTTTTTGGAGTACTGTATATTTTGCTAATGTCAATGTATTCATTTATGCTTACTTTAATTGGAATGTTTGGCATGTAAAGTACTTCGCAAAGAGCCATTTTAAGTAAGATGACATCCATTATAGCAATGCGGTCGACATCCCAATTTTTTGTTTTTTCACTGATAAGCGTAGCAAACTCCTTGTCGTTACGAATGGTTTCGGTAAATAATTTCCGAATAAAATCAATGTCTTCTTCGGTCTCTTTATATGCCGGCAAAATGCTGTTTTTTGAAGATGAGGGGTTGAAGGAATCAAGTGATTTATGAACGTATGCGCATTGCATTTCAAAACCTTCGGCCCAAAAAACGTTTTGCTCCTCAATGTAATGCGAGAACACTTCATTCTTCTCAAAGTACTCAGTAAATATTTTTTTTAACAACGCCTTTTCCATTTTGGGCAAGGGCGCTTCTTCGTTTACATAATCGCGATAGTCCTGATCCTGCCTTATGTTAAAGTAAATTTTATCAAACGTATCCTTTTCCTTTTGCCATGATAGAGAATTTTTCCGCACGTATTCGTTAAAAATAAAGTCGCCCTGAAGCCATTTTACAAAGGCCATGGTACTAATACGAGATCGAAATGAAAGGGGATTGCGGGTTGCCAGGCGCTTTGGAGCATCATCAATGTAAGCAAGTTCTAATGAGGCAAGCTCATTAAAAACTGAGAGCAATAGAATATATAAATCATAGGTACGCTTGTTGCTTGTAATAAGGTTATTAATCGCTACAGTTGCATCCTGCTGAGGGTTTTGGAAAAAAGCATACAGAGCCTGCATTACTTTTATTCGCAGTTGTCTTCGGTTAAGCATAGTTTAGGGCAGACCAAAAGGCCTAGGGAACGTTTAAATTAAATATCGTATTAGGCAGAAAGTTTAGCAGCAATGCGTGCCTCGGCCATTTGTTTGGCAGCCATTACTGTAGGAATATTATCAACATTCGCCTTCTTGATAATGTCAGAAGTTACATTAAAAATATGGCGAGTTGATTCTAACGCTTTTTCTCGATTATAACCATTAAGTTCGCTGTACACATTAATTAGACCACCGGCATTAATTAAAAAGTCGGGAGCGTAAATGATGCCTTTGTCCTTTAGCATGTTGCCATGCTTATTCTCATCGTGCAATTGATTGTTGGCAGCACCAGCAACAACGGCACATTTTAATTGCGGTATGGTAGTGTCGTTAAGCGTGGCACCCAAAGCACAAGGGGCGTATATATCCATTTCAAAACTATATACCGCATCCTTATCTATTACTTCGGCTTTATGCTCAGCATTCATACGCTTGAGGGTGTCCTCATTTATATCGGCAACATAAACTTTGGCGCCTTCGTCAGATACGTATTTTACAAGGCTCTGGCCTACATGACCACATCCCTGTACTACTATCTTTTTACCTGCAAGGCTATCGCTGCCCCACATCTCCTTTGCCGAAGCTTTCATTCCCATATACACACCATATGCTGTTACAGGCGATGGATCGCCACCACCACCCATAGCTTCAGGAAGTCCGGTTACATGCTTCGTTTTTTTCGAAACATTAACCATATCACTTGTTGATGTTCCTACGTCTTCGGCAGTTATATAACGTCCATTGAGGCTATTTACAAACTCACCAAACTTTTGAAACATAGCATCAGTTTTATCCTTTTTGCTATCGCCAATTATAACTGCTTTGCCTCCTCCTAAATTTAGTCCCGCTTATAGATGCCTTATATGTCATCCCACGGGACAAGCGCAACACATCATTCAATGCCTGCGACTCGTTATCGTATTTCCACATCCGTGTGCCACCTAGCGATGGTCCCAGTATCGTATTATGAATAGCAATAATAGCTTTAAGTCCGGTAGCCTTATCATAACAGAATACTACCTGCTCATGGCCCATTTGATTCTCTAATACTTCAAATAAATTGCAGTGCGGAATTATTTCTTTTATATCATTAGTGACCACCATATATATTTCTGAGTATAATTTAATGAAAGTGCCAAAGGTATATTTTTAATTATTAGTCGCAAATGGGGATAAAAATTATTCCTGAACCGGGCCATAGTCCCCTGATGAGGGGCGTTTCTTTTTCTTATAAGGGCAATGCCTACAGTTGCTTTGGCAGCAATAGCCTCGTTTAAGGTGATACTTTTCAGTAAATACAACGTACCCCTCTGGTGTCAGATAATAATCGTCTTTTTCGAATTTCGACATCCAGCCTTCTTTTTCCTCATTCATGGGGCAAAAGTATTTGATTAAGTTAAAAGGCCAGCAAGATGAATTCTTAAAACTAAAAAAAGTTAGGGATTCGTATGGCATAGAAAAATGTAAAACACTGCCTTTCAATTCAATTTGCAAATCAGTTATTTGCACCAATGAATGCAACCACTACACTGCTTGATAAATTATTAATTGCTCCGCCTATTGCCCGGTTGCACAGCAGCATCTATGATGCTGCTCATGTTGCCGTAAGTATGGCGCGGTTTGATGCAGTACATCCGTCAATCAATGGCAATAAGCCTTTTAAGTTGTATTACAATATCCAAAAAGCTTTGCAACAGCAGAATTCGGCTCTACTCACTTTTGGCGGACCCTATAGCAATCATGTTGCTGCTACAGCAGCAACCGGTAACTTACTCAACTTACAAACGATAGGACTTATTAGGGGAGATGAATTAACTGCACAATCTAATAAAACATTAAAGCAAGCCGAACTTCATGACATGCATTTGCATTTTGTTTCGCGCAGCGAGTATAGTCTGCGCAATCAGCCTGCATACCTTGCTCAATTGCAGTGTAAGTTTCCTAATGCTTTTATTATTCCTGAAGGTGGCGACAATTCTGAAGGGGTGAAGGGAGCTGCATTAATGTTACTAGGCATAGCAAATTCATATTCTCACATAATAACTGCTGTAGGCACAGGTGCCACATGCTCAGGAATTGCGCTTGGAAGCAACAGTATAATTTGCGGCATAGTGGTGCATAAGCAATTGCAAGATGTGCACGCAAGAATTCAAAAGAATTTAAATGATAATGAAAAGGTACGAAGTCACATTAAACTGATTGGTGACTTTCACTTTGGGGGATATGGTAAAAGAAATAACCAACTTAGCTGCTATTGTAACTCATTTTATCATAAGCATGGCATTGCTATCGAACCTATCTATACCGGAAAAATGATGTATGGTGTAGATGCATTAGTTCGTAATAATTACTTCGAGCCGGGAGCGAATATTTTGTGTTTGCATACCGGAGGATTGCAATATTTATAAAATAATTAGTATTCATATAATTTTTAGGTGTTTTGGACAAATCCAAAGTTTGACTTTGAATTTGTCCAACATTGATTCTCCTGTTTTTGAATAGTGAAGAAGGTGCCATTAAATTCTTAAATCAACACAGTCAAGGCTCTTGAGCCAATAATAATCAATTTAGGAAATGAGAATTTGTAAAGTAAACTATAGGAAAAATGAAAATTATTAATGCAATTTTCGTTATCGATGGCAACGGTTCATTATTACTAATCCGCTCTAAATAGTTACAAGAATGGGAAGAATAGAAATGGACAAATCCAAAGTTCAACTTTGGATTTGTCCAAAAATATATTTCGAGTATAAGGGAAGGCAGTAGCATTGAAATGCCTGTAAATGCTGGATTCATACATATTATTTAGTTGATAATAACCAAGTGGGTGTTATAAATAAAATCGGTATTTATAAGCGAAATTCAATAGCAGCCTGCAGCGATATTTTGAAGCATCAAACTCCCCTGACCACGTACCTGTATATGTTGCTGTATAGCTCCTTGCATATTGTAAACTACTAGCGTAATGGGTTCTTTGGTTTCTGGCAAGTTATAGTAGATCTGGTTGTTAAGAACCATTAGGGGCGTCTTAGCGTTGGCACCTGAGAATGTTGACGTGCCAAGAAAAAATCCAACTATGTTACTTGGAGTTTGACAGCCATTGGTATCTGTAATCAGGCAGTATTAGTTGCCATTTACAGTAGGTGTATACCATGCATTGGTATCGAGCACTTGCGTAGGATTGCTTGTGCTAAACTATTGATATTGGTTTGCTAGTGAGCAATAAAGGGTGTCGCCTTGAAGCGTTACAATGGGAGGCACCGGTAGTGGATACTCAATTATAAAGCCGGGAATAAATAACGTATCGCAGCCTGCAGAATTGCAGGCTATAAGCAAAACATCAAATGCTCCCGCATTTGGAAAATAAATATTTGTTGGGTTTTGCGCTGTGCTAACAGATGGTCTTCCACCTTGAAAAAACCATAACCATGAGGTGGGGTTGTTTGCTGATAAAAAAAAATTGACCGAATTCTTGTCACAAAAAATGGTGTCGGACGAAGCAAGATTGACGGCAGGCGCAAGAAGATAATTACATATTTGGATATGTCCAATTTGTGATGTTATGGCAGATGCCGCAACCTGAGTATACAAAAGCACAGGAGAGATTGTGGGTGTATAACCGATAGAACTATATGAATAGGTATATTGAGTAGGAAAGGAATCTGCCGAATAGCATTGTTGACAGTATTTCCATTCAAATCCGTTTGCACCATAATTATATTGATATCCACAAAGCCAAAGCCCTCTCCCATACCAATGGAATAAATGTTTCCATCTTTAATAAGTCCATGAAGAGTTTTGTTCAGCGCATTATCTCCATACCATTTAGCCCAGGTCATATTTAGCATAGAGTCAAACTTAACTAATCCCATGTCTGTATTACCCGCCAGGTAATCGTAGTTAAAGGCAGTTATAGATCCATCGCTATTCTCAACCGCATTGCGCAGAATGAGGGTCTTAAATGGAAAATTAATTGCTGCACTATTCATTACATTTAACTGCGAATTAAGAATCATGAGTAGGTTGTGCTTGTAACCTGCTGCTGTATTGGTGCCTCCTGAAACAACAAAGCGCTGATTGCTCATTTTCTTTATCGAAAGCAATGCATCATCTCCGGAACTTCCTATTGCACTGCCATTTATAGTAAGATAAACGCAATGGGTTGAAAGAATAAATTTTAAGAATTGCAAACGTAAGGTAGAATTAACGGTTGGCTTCAATTGAAAAAAACATGGTGTATAGGGCTACGAATTCCCTATAGTAAAAGCAAGCCAAAATAAATTACAGCCACCAAACAATAACGCTTGGCTAAAGTCAAAAACTACAGGGTATACTGCCAACCCATATTAATAAATTGCATCATTATTGTTACTGACGTTTTGCTTAGTTAACAAAGTGTAAAATTAGTTTTGCGCTTTCTTATCTTC from Bacteroidota bacterium encodes the following:
- a CDS encoding pyridoxal-phosphate dependent enzyme, which translates into the protein MNATTTLLDKLLIAPPIARLHSSIYDAAHVAVSMARFDAVHPSINGNKPFKLYYNIQKALQQQNSALLTFGGPYSNHVAATAATGNLLNLQTIGLIRGDELTAQSNKTLKQAELHDMHLHFVSRSEYSLRNQPAYLAQLQCKFPNAFIIPEGGDNSEGVKGAALMLLGIANSYSHIITAVGTGATCSGIALGSNSIICGIVVHKQLQDVHARIQKNLNDNEKVRSHIKLIGDFHFGGYGKRNNQLSCYCNSFYHKHGIAIEPIYTGKMMYGVDALVRNNYFEPGANILCLHTGGLQYL
- the nusB gene encoding transcription antitermination factor NusB, coding for MLNRRQLRIKVMQALYAFFQNPQQDATVAINNLITSNKRTYDLYILLLSVFNELASLELAYIDDAPKRLATRNPLSFRSRISTMAFVKWLQGDFIFNEYVRKNSLSWQKEKDTFDKIYFNIRQDQDYRDYVNEEAPLPKMEKALLKKIFTEYFEKNEVFSHYIEEQNVFWAEGFEMQCAYVHKSLDSFNPSSSKNSILPAYKETEEDIDFIRKLFTETIRNDKEFATLISEKTKNWDVDRIAIMDVILLKMALCEVLYMPNIPIKVSINEYIDISKIYSTPKSNSFINGIIDNLVIELKRQSKITKTGRGLVE
- the gldF gene encoding gliding motility-associated ABC transporter permease subunit GldF codes for the protein MLALIRKELNSFLNSVIGYIVIIVFLLTISLFLWIFPDSDLNLLANGYASLDPLFIIVPWVFMFLIPAITMRAFAEEKKSGTLELLLTKPMSEIRIVSAKFLAASVIVLFALLPTLIYYFTIHQLGTTKGNIDIGATWGSYIGLLMLGMIYVSIGIFASSITDNQVVAFITGLFLCLVCFIGFEKLSLLPMPNQVSNVFILLGINAHYISISRGVIDTRDLIYFVSVIVFFLMAARLVLESRKWK